In the uncultured Methanobacterium sp. genome, one interval contains:
- a CDS encoding glycosyltransferase family 39 protein yields MIDGRALLKNSKIKNDYLILLFFSLLIILTRTPFMSKFLYDWDSINFALAFKNFNISLSQPQPPGYIFFVGLGRFLNSFFQDPNSTMIFMSIVFSILTVILVYLLSKKIFSTEIGIISSLLLIFNPIFWFYGEIASIYACQGFFATLIAFLSYKAMKKNSFAYISALVLGLAGRFRQDVTVLMFPLWLFCISYERFELKKIVVSLFIVILSSLTWFLSTVQLSGGYNHYSNLTKYQLTSSFNICSVFFGADILNHIIMLEKLALWTLNGLGIAGIFSLLFLVLQNPKNIIKSVNFKSPKVIFFILWILPSFGFFALVFIAKSGYTLIYLPGLTIIIGFIISKLSENISFMSSKKFLTLIMAFFIIFNTVNFVLIEKVDIESADQKYVEIVAKNNSHFTSSIKVNTIALPSDVICLFYDSGGYSKTVTDLKMIFLTNERLTPY; encoded by the coding sequence ATGATAGATGGTAGAGCATTATTGAAAAATTCCAAAATTAAGAATGATTATTTGATTTTATTATTTTTTAGTTTGTTAATCATTTTAACCAGAACCCCCTTTATGAGCAAATTTCTTTATGATTGGGACTCAATCAATTTTGCTCTGGCTTTTAAAAACTTTAATATTTCTCTTTCCCAACCTCAACCACCAGGTTACATATTTTTTGTAGGATTAGGTCGGTTTTTAAACTCTTTTTTCCAAGATCCCAATTCTACAATGATCTTTATGAGCATAGTCTTCAGTATTCTGACTGTTATTCTGGTTTATTTATTAAGTAAAAAAATTTTCTCTACTGAAATTGGAATAATAAGCAGCTTATTGCTTATATTTAACCCTATTTTTTGGTTTTATGGAGAAATTGCATCAATATATGCTTGCCAAGGATTTTTTGCCACTTTGATAGCTTTTTTATCTTATAAAGCAATGAAAAAAAATAGTTTTGCATACATATCCGCATTAGTCTTAGGGTTAGCTGGAAGATTTAGGCAAGATGTTACAGTGCTCATGTTTCCACTTTGGTTATTTTGTATTAGTTATGAACGATTTGAACTTAAAAAAATTGTAGTTAGCCTGTTTATAGTGATTTTATCTTCTTTAACATGGTTTTTATCAACGGTACAATTAAGTGGAGGCTATAATCATTACTCTAACCTTACAAAATACCAATTAACATCATCTTTCAATATATGCTCTGTCTTTTTTGGAGCGGACATTTTAAACCATATTATTATGCTTGAAAAACTAGCTCTCTGGACATTGAATGGACTGGGAATAGCTGGTATTTTTTCATTATTATTTTTGGTTTTGCAGAATCCTAAAAATATTATTAAATCTGTGAATTTTAAATCACCAAAAGTTATTTTCTTTATCCTGTGGATTTTACCATCATTCGGTTTCTTTGCGTTAGTATTTATCGCCAAATCAGGTTATACTCTCATATATTTACCCGGATTAACAATAATAATTGGATTCATCATTTCTAAACTATCAGAAAATATAAGTTTTATGTCTTCAAAAAAGTTTTTAACTTTGATAATGGCGTTTTTTATCATATTCAATACAGTAAACTTTGTTTTAATTGAAAAAGTTGATATAGAAAGTGCAGACCAGAAATATGTTGAAATCGTTGCAAAAAATAATTCACATTTTACTTCTTCAATTAAAGTTAATACAATTGCTTTGCCCAGTGATGTGATATGCCTTTTTTATGACAGTGGAGGTTATTCAAAAACAGTGACTGATCTCAAGATGATTTTTCTGACTAATGAAAGATTGACCCCCTATTGA